In Blastopirellula sp. J2-11, a single genomic region encodes these proteins:
- a CDS encoding ATP-binding protein — protein MDASEFAVHLDHIRQHRDNVSPDYLDPARFFERTFLTASLLDLSSQVVRRLSSIKVETSAVFNMATQFGGGKTHSLTTLWHLATSGDNAKSWKGVDKILAKAQTSQVPQARVAVFVGTEFDAIQGRGGEGEPLRKTPWGEIAWQLAGKQGFDLVAEHDAKGIAPGGDVLQKLLGTEPALILIDELMNYISRARKMEMRDQFFVFLQSLCEEARAHNNVVVCVSIPASEDLEMSPEDVRDFQSLKKLLDRLGKAIMMSADVEIAEIIRRRLFEWDLFDVEAEKVAAEYAEWAVDHSQELSGIDPETARETFRACYPFHPSVLSVFERKWQSLPRFQRTRGILRLLALWVAHAYQDEHRKAMREPLITLGSAPLEDPIFRSAMFEQLGSNELEVPLTTDIAGKKDAHAVRLDRESSEAIKKANLHRKVASAIFFESNGGMSQANAVATLPEIRAAVGNPDLNMVDIDNVLEGLVSNCYYLNWDRNRYRFGLSPNLNQILVTRRGAVQPKEIHERIKQETQELFNKGTKAVDRRFFPERSNDVPNRAVLTLAVMSLEYKAGDKSTEKLLETIVRECGTSGRTYKSALIFSVPDVADAIHDATRDVLAWEAIEDDTDTRKQLDEAQERLLKRNMGRAKSDLKEAIWRSYRYLYLLGKDNKLRQIDLGQITSSMAGCLVELYVNELSRTDEITSGVGANKLLKYWPPALTEWSTKGVRDAFFSSPQLPRLLDADTIKRTIADGVSHGTLGYAMKESSGQFKLLHFNESLAEADVEIADDVFILKAEEAQKLLEPPRLDRLVIRPSEVTLKSGEQASFACSGIDQYGQPFDITSAIWSSTCGEISNDGLYKAASDSTGGLFTVKAQSAGLEAIAEIRVVIPQQTSGGETGGGNDTATQQKAIRWEGTVPPQKWMNFYTKVLSRFASSEGLKLKVSFEVPTEGEQGQAKADEARSGLKELGLDDNLRLG, from the coding sequence ATGGACGCCTCAGAGTTCGCCGTCCATCTCGATCATATTCGCCAACATCGGGACAACGTGTCGCCGGACTATCTGGACCCGGCTCGTTTTTTTGAGCGGACATTCCTGACCGCCAGCTTGCTGGATCTCTCTTCGCAGGTAGTGCGTCGGCTCTCCAGCATCAAGGTCGAAACTTCCGCCGTGTTCAACATGGCGACGCAGTTTGGCGGTGGTAAAACCCATTCGCTGACCACGCTCTGGCATCTTGCGACCTCAGGCGACAATGCAAAGTCCTGGAAGGGGGTCGACAAGATCCTTGCTAAGGCGCAGACATCGCAGGTGCCACAGGCCCGTGTCGCTGTCTTCGTAGGGACAGAGTTTGACGCGATTCAAGGGCGCGGCGGCGAAGGCGAACCGTTGCGCAAGACACCCTGGGGAGAAATTGCCTGGCAATTGGCCGGCAAACAGGGATTTGACTTGGTCGCCGAACACGACGCCAAAGGGATAGCGCCGGGCGGCGATGTTCTGCAAAAACTGCTGGGAACGGAGCCCGCGCTGATTCTGATCGACGAGTTGATGAATTACATCAGCCGAGCACGCAAAATGGAGATGCGAGATCAGTTTTTCGTCTTCCTGCAAAGTCTTTGCGAAGAAGCCCGGGCGCACAACAACGTTGTCGTCTGCGTTTCGATTCCTGCCTCCGAAGACCTGGAGATGTCGCCAGAGGATGTGCGAGATTTTCAATCCCTGAAGAAGCTACTGGATCGGCTCGGCAAAGCGATTATGATGTCCGCCGATGTAGAGATCGCCGAGATCATTCGTCGTCGACTGTTCGAGTGGGACTTGTTCGACGTGGAGGCCGAGAAGGTCGCCGCAGAATACGCCGAATGGGCGGTGGATCACTCCCAGGAACTGAGCGGCATTGATCCTGAGACCGCTCGCGAAACATTTCGCGCGTGCTATCCGTTTCATCCGTCGGTTCTCTCGGTATTTGAAAGAAAATGGCAAAGCCTGCCTCGGTTTCAACGCACGCGCGGCATTCTGCGGCTACTTGCTTTGTGGGTAGCTCACGCCTACCAGGATGAACACCGTAAAGCGATGCGCGAACCATTGATCACACTCGGTTCGGCTCCGCTGGAAGATCCGATTTTCCGCTCAGCCATGTTCGAGCAGCTAGGCTCGAACGAGCTAGAGGTTCCGTTGACGACGGATATCGCCGGCAAGAAAGACGCTCACGCGGTGCGTCTGGACCGCGAGTCGTCGGAAGCAATTAAGAAGGCGAACCTGCACCGCAAAGTTGCGTCCGCCATCTTCTTTGAGTCCAATGGCGGCATGAGCCAGGCGAACGCGGTGGCGACACTACCAGAGATCCGCGCGGCGGTCGGCAACCCCGACCTCAACATGGTCGATATCGATAATGTTCTGGAAGGATTGGTCAGCAACTGTTACTACCTCAATTGGGACCGAAACCGCTATCGGTTTGGATTGTCTCCCAACCTGAATCAGATCCTCGTCACCCGCCGGGGTGCAGTGCAGCCCAAGGAAATTCATGAGCGGATCAAACAGGAAACGCAGGAGCTATTCAACAAAGGAACGAAGGCTGTCGACCGTCGCTTCTTCCCAGAACGCAGCAATGATGTGCCGAACCGCGCGGTGCTGACCCTCGCGGTTATGAGCCTGGAATATAAAGCAGGCGACAAATCGACGGAAAAGCTGCTCGAAACCATCGTGCGCGAGTGCGGAACCTCGGGGCGAACCTACAAGTCCGCCCTGATATTCAGCGTGCCCGATGTAGCCGATGCGATCCACGACGCCACTCGCGACGTACTGGCCTGGGAAGCCATCGAAGATGACACCGACACTCGCAAACAGTTGGACGAGGCGCAGGAACGGTTGCTGAAGCGCAACATGGGGCGGGCCAAGAGCGACCTGAAAGAAGCGATTTGGCGCTCGTACCGGTATCTGTACCTACTTGGTAAGGATAACAAGTTACGGCAGATCGACCTCGGGCAAATCACCTCCAGCATGGCCGGCTGCCTCGTCGAGCTGTACGTCAACGAGTTGAGCCGCACCGATGAGATCACGTCCGGTGTTGGCGCAAACAAGCTACTCAAGTATTGGCCCCCGGCGCTGACCGAATGGTCGACTAAGGGCGTACGCGATGCGTTCTTTTCGTCACCGCAACTTCCGCGACTATTGGATGCCGATACTATCAAGCGGACGATTGCGGACGGTGTAAGCCACGGAACGCTGGGCTACGCCATGAAAGAAAGCAGTGGGCAATTCAAGCTGCTTCACTTCAACGAAAGCCTGGCCGAGGCGGATGTGGAGATCGCCGATGATGTGTTCATCCTCAAAGCAGAGGAAGCCCAGAAGTTACTCGAACCGCCGCGGCTCGATCGACTCGTAATCCGACCATCGGAAGTGACCCTCAAGTCGGGCGAGCAAGCCTCATTTGCGTGCAGCGGCATTGACCAATACGGCCAGCCGTTCGACATCACCTCGGCGATCTGGTCTTCCACTTGCGGTGAGATTAGTAACGATGGACTTTACAAAGCAGCTAGCGACAGCACAGGCGGCCTATTCACTGTCAAAGCCCAATCGGCGGGACTGGAAGCAATCGCTGAAATCCGCGTTGTAATACCGCAACAAACTAGTGGCGGTGAGACTGGCGGGGGCAATGACACAGCGACGCAACAGAAAGCGATCCGCTGGGAAGGAACCGTACCGCCGCAGAAATGGATGAACTTTTACACAAAGGTGCTCAGTCGTTTCGCATCCAGCGAGGGATTGAAGTTGAAGGTATCGTTTGAGGTGCCGACCGAAGGCGAGCAAGGACAAGCCAAGGCGGATGAAGCGAGATCGGGATTGAAGGAGTTAGGGTTAGATGACAATCTACGGCTGGGATAA
- a CDS encoding ImmA/IrrE family metallo-endopeptidase, with protein MIHVRRDLEDEAVTIFWTNKSVQPFANDGDPVNALINRANDVVLDAVESGWSGPPFDTFELANLLGIAVIPCESIRDARLIALPNDRYRIEYSPLQPQARIRFSIAHEIAHTFFPDCRESVRNRAAKHETEGDDWQLEMLCNVVASELLMPMGSFPEVGNAVFSIDSLLDLRARFQVSTEAILLRFLKLSRMPCAVFAASGQKGSSATLRIDYIRTANGWNLPFGSSWRLPSNSVANECASIGFTCKGHEVWDNGVGEMRVECVAIPSYPGSDRPRVVGLLAPVDSTAVNLPTIQYLNGDATSPRGDGNRIIAHVVNDATPRWGGGFARVVGQKWKDAQRDFISWSEQGKRPLRLGNHRQFQLDEALWVFHMVAQHGYRQLSRPGIRYHHLESCLESLRDLANDLTASVHMPRIGCGQAGGNWPIVAELIDDILCRNGIDVTVYTLPSERAQWEQPDRQRPLFGLADSD; from the coding sequence TTGATTCACGTCAGACGAGATTTGGAAGACGAAGCCGTGACTATATTTTGGACGAACAAATCTGTGCAACCTTTCGCCAACGATGGCGATCCAGTCAATGCACTGATTAACCGCGCGAATGATGTCGTGTTGGATGCGGTCGAAAGCGGCTGGTCAGGCCCGCCCTTCGACACTTTCGAGTTGGCGAATCTTCTGGGAATCGCCGTTATCCCTTGCGAATCGATTCGCGATGCTAGGCTAATCGCCTTGCCAAATGATCGCTACCGAATCGAATACAGCCCCCTTCAACCTCAGGCACGAATCCGATTTTCGATTGCCCATGAGATCGCACACACGTTCTTCCCTGATTGTCGAGAGAGCGTCCGCAACCGTGCGGCGAAACACGAGACGGAAGGAGACGATTGGCAGCTAGAGATGCTATGCAACGTTGTCGCATCAGAGTTGCTGATGCCGATGGGAAGTTTTCCGGAAGTCGGAAACGCCGTGTTTTCGATCGACAGCCTACTTGACCTACGCGCAAGATTCCAGGTTTCCACCGAAGCGATTCTTCTGCGATTCCTAAAGCTATCTAGAATGCCATGCGCAGTGTTCGCAGCGTCAGGCCAAAAGGGCAGTTCAGCGACATTGAGAATTGACTACATCAGAACCGCTAATGGCTGGAATCTGCCGTTCGGAAGCAGTTGGAGACTGCCATCTAACAGCGTAGCGAATGAGTGCGCATCCATTGGATTTACATGTAAAGGCCATGAAGTTTGGGACAACGGCGTCGGAGAAATGCGAGTCGAATGTGTTGCGATTCCGTCGTACCCTGGTTCGGACCGCCCGAGAGTCGTCGGCCTGTTGGCACCTGTTGATAGTACGGCGGTGAACCTTCCCACCATCCAATACTTAAATGGTGATGCGACGTCGCCTCGCGGGGACGGAAATCGAATAATTGCTCACGTTGTGAATGACGCCACGCCTAGATGGGGTGGTGGATTTGCCCGCGTGGTCGGCCAGAAATGGAAGGACGCTCAGCGAGATTTCATTTCTTGGAGCGAACAAGGGAAACGCCCGCTTAGACTTGGCAACCACCGACAATTTCAGCTCGACGAAGCACTCTGGGTGTTTCATATGGTAGCACAACACGGCTACCGGCAATTATCTCGGCCTGGGATTCGATACCACCATCTTGAATCTTGTCTAGAATCGCTGCGTGATCTGGCAAACGACCTCACTGCATCAGTACACATGCCACGTATCGGTTGCGGTCAAGCAGGTGGAAACTGGCCGATCGTTGCAGAGTTGATCGATGACATTCTTTGCCGCAATGGGATTGATGTGACGGTTTACACACTTCCTTCTGAACGAGCTCAATGGGAGCAACCTGACCGCCAACGTCCCCTCTTTGGATTGGCTGACTCAGATTGA
- a CDS encoding adenylosuccinate synthetase, translated as MEKLIVLLSGAVASGKSTLASLLEREFNCQVIKTWQLLQAIDPKVTPDRGALQTLGEKLDKKTGGEWVIEELDKVIRSLPSYRVFVVDAVRIDGQIDAIRRGYGRNVKHIHLEAPLETLASRYEARNRTSIKEFESHAEVLKDKTEQAVPELAKTADIVIDTHRNTPDDVLVRSGCHLGLYGRGYDRLVDVLIGGQYGSEGKGQIAAYLAPEYDVLIRVGGPNAGHSVYEHPTPDVFHSLPSGTNRSANSKIVIGAGAVVNVDTLWKEIITCELSPDRLTIDPQVLLISGKDISRESANVKSMGSTGQGVGAATARRILDRGVRSVPMARDVEKLRPYVRTAHEVIENACRNGKRVLLEGTQGTGLSLYHGSYPHVTSRDTTVAGCLAEAGISPSRVRKVLMVCRTYPIRVQNPEAEGKHSGPMSQEISLDEIAQRSGIALAELQKTETTTTTRRRRRISEFDWRLLKRASELNAPTDIAMTFVDYLGVENQNARRFEQLTDVTLRFIQEVERVAGAPVSLIATRFHHRSIIDRRGW; from the coding sequence ATGGAAAAGTTAATAGTCCTACTCTCCGGGGCCGTCGCCTCCGGTAAGAGTACACTCGCATCGCTTCTTGAGCGAGAATTCAACTGCCAAGTGATCAAGACTTGGCAGCTGTTACAGGCTATTGACCCCAAAGTAACTCCTGACAGAGGTGCACTTCAAACGCTGGGTGAAAAACTCGACAAAAAAACGGGCGGCGAATGGGTTATTGAAGAACTCGACAAGGTAATCAGGTCTTTGCCTTCCTACCGCGTATTCGTTGTCGACGCAGTACGTATCGATGGTCAAATCGATGCAATCCGCCGTGGCTATGGACGTAACGTCAAACACATTCACTTAGAAGCTCCACTAGAGACACTCGCATCACGATACGAAGCCCGAAACAGGACATCGATAAAGGAGTTTGAGTCACATGCCGAGGTGCTGAAAGACAAGACTGAACAAGCAGTCCCGGAATTAGCGAAAACGGCCGACATCGTAATTGATACCCACCGCAACACGCCAGACGATGTGCTTGTCCGCTCTGGCTGTCATCTTGGTCTATACGGCCGCGGGTACGATCGTCTCGTTGACGTTCTAATTGGGGGCCAGTATGGAAGCGAAGGAAAGGGACAGATTGCCGCGTATCTTGCCCCTGAATACGACGTGCTGATCCGTGTTGGCGGTCCCAATGCCGGTCACAGCGTCTATGAGCATCCGACACCCGATGTTTTTCATTCACTGCCTTCAGGAACCAATCGATCCGCAAACTCCAAGATTGTGATCGGTGCTGGTGCTGTGGTGAATGTTGACACCCTCTGGAAAGAAATCATCACATGCGAGTTGTCGCCAGATCGCCTTACGATAGATCCTCAAGTGCTGCTGATTAGTGGGAAGGACATTTCGCGCGAATCAGCTAATGTGAAGAGTATGGGCTCCACTGGCCAGGGAGTTGGCGCGGCAACCGCTCGTCGAATCCTCGATCGGGGCGTGCGGTCAGTTCCTATGGCGCGAGATGTCGAGAAGTTAAGGCCTTATGTTCGGACCGCTCATGAAGTGATTGAAAACGCCTGCCGAAATGGCAAAAGGGTGCTGCTTGAGGGCACACAAGGAACTGGATTGAGTCTCTACCATGGCTCCTATCCACATGTAACATCGCGTGACACGACCGTCGCAGGTTGTCTTGCTGAGGCTGGCATCTCTCCCAGTCGAGTGCGAAAGGTATTGATGGTTTGCCGGACTTACCCAATTCGCGTCCAGAATCCAGAGGCTGAAGGAAAACACTCTGGGCCAATGTCACAGGAAATCTCTCTAGATGAAATCGCTCAACGGTCAGGCATTGCGCTTGCAGAGCTACAGAAAACGGAGACGACTACAACAACAAGGCGGCGGAGACGTATTTCTGAATTTGACTGGCGGCTTCTCAAAAGAGCCTCCGAACTTAACGCACCGACGGACATCGCGATGACGTTTGTTGACTATCTCGGAGTAGAGAACCAGAATGCACGGCGTTTTGAGCAACTGACAGATGTTACCCTTCGATTTATTCAAGAAGTCGAGCGAGTCGCGGGAGCTCCGGTTTCGCTAATCGCGACTCGCTTTCATCACCGGAGCATTATCGACCGTCGTGGATGGTAG
- a CDS encoding DUF7002 family protein — MAFTDIHFTRTRPYLYHLTDRDNLNHIRATRAMLSAAVLLQQAGDNAYLRAKRQSSIQVKIGQRVISIRDQQPLHAGNITFQGGYGFADVIEMLNKRVFFWPGTSHGPISYGERHFLRYENDQPVILRVATADLFQTNSDVSPLYCRYNSGSPRCTGGKGSPRGPVTFALAEDADFTASNVVEVTFLNQVTLPARVEASDSINGPWRKV, encoded by the coding sequence ATGGCATTTACAGATATTCATTTCACTCGTACGCGTCCGTATCTCTATCACCTGACAGACCGCGATAATCTGAATCACATTCGCGCGACGCGGGCAATGTTGAGTGCCGCGGTTCTCCTGCAACAAGCGGGAGATAACGCATACCTTCGGGCTAAGCGTCAATCCTCGATTCAAGTGAAGATTGGCCAACGTGTTATTAGTATTCGGGACCAGCAACCGCTCCACGCGGGCAACATTACCTTTCAAGGTGGATATGGATTTGCTGATGTCATTGAGATGCTCAACAAGCGAGTTTTCTTCTGGCCAGGGACGTCGCATGGACCGATTTCTTACGGCGAACGGCATTTTCTCCGCTACGAGAATGATCAGCCTGTGATTTTGCGGGTGGCGACCGCTGATTTATTTCAAACCAACAGCGACGTTTCGCCGCTTTATTGCCGATACAACTCGGGCTCTCCTCGTTGCACTGGCGGAAAAGGTAGCCCCCGCGGCCCGGTAACATTTGCATTGGCTGAAGATGCAGACTTTACCGCGAGTAACGTGGTGGAGGTGACCTTCCTGAATCAAGTGACATTGCCGGCACGAGTCGAGGCGAGCGATTCAATTAATGGCCCATGGCGTAAGGTTTAG
- a CDS encoding helicase-related protein: MPIDWTFAESSLRLGGADKQRIQPEDAARQFKTAAAILQELVDRPGVLLSDEVGMGKTYVALAVAASVIIATKGLQGPVVIMVPSRLRRKWQREWEQFRRHCSFDGSLDWICDTYAHSPTDFFKLLDDDEQHRNQLVFTTTGCFSRGFNDAWIKLVMIRLARQKTKLTAQQKQAIYRWAPQLIRQKSKRNLTEDVLEKLINADVTKWKPILVRESLLSDNEDSPVPAMLFAIRDKIDWSGLVKVLRESLPRRTSANIDQRMREVRREFNVACQGIYKQWLRISKWYSPLLILDEAHHAKNDHTQLAGLFRQSSADDVALLRGKFQRMLFLTATPFQLGHQELIRVIRSFDAVRWSSRRAPVKTREEVQAEIQSLEASLDANRLAGRRLDRLWGTIGTDMLGNYDVDQWWGRVKVDPKDAWECRLIECVNDCLATRNCAQAILRPWVIRHNRPRELPSVENKPAWFRRIGVYGAAVTTDSVSVDSGEIGLPVAKEAALPFLLTSRAQGELAQTTGARAFFAEGLSSSYEAFHHTRSARGEARDMDDNGVAVQSSDDAFENVRTIVPTSWYEQQVAEIIPSRDAARQDRLRHPKISATVRRAVELWEGGEKVLVFCFYRETCRALYEQIREEIDDRTLQIAGEKLGGKYFNDRVRTQDFLSRIARRCSEEGRPFYEEVRRILSQPFRQSKYRVFTEDQRSKLIEVLAAYFRAPSFLARYLPLDDSAVQRAWELSEGRREVLEPGILALRRGIEEHTDRSNQTYLSRVEQFLDFAIELAERARYDSNSISLNDQDEPNDPLRECLDSVSVYSRPRRPDRVDSEEDDPDDEDDGSYRVVPLVRIVHGDTPLETRERLALAFNSPLFPEVLVSSGVMGEGIDLHRFCRHVIHHDGYWNPSTLEQQTGRLDRIRCKAEVCRMPIRVYQPFIAGGADEKMFRVVRDRERWFQIVMGQKFEFDEGASEEIAARVPLPDALAQDLTFDLARWYQCE, translated from the coding sequence ATGCCAATTGATTGGACTTTTGCTGAATCGTCCCTGCGGCTTGGCGGCGCTGACAAACAGCGAATACAGCCTGAAGATGCGGCTCGGCAGTTCAAGACGGCTGCCGCGATACTCCAGGAATTGGTCGATCGGCCAGGCGTGCTGCTCAGCGATGAAGTTGGTATGGGCAAGACGTATGTCGCTCTCGCAGTGGCTGCCTCAGTGATTATCGCAACTAAAGGCTTGCAAGGTCCAGTCGTGATAATGGTGCCAAGCCGCCTTCGCCGCAAATGGCAACGCGAGTGGGAGCAATTCAGACGCCATTGTTCGTTTGATGGTTCCTTGGATTGGATTTGCGATACATACGCGCATTCTCCAACCGACTTCTTTAAGCTGCTCGATGATGACGAGCAACATCGAAACCAGCTTGTATTCACAACGACGGGTTGCTTCTCAAGGGGCTTCAACGACGCCTGGATCAAGTTGGTCATGATCCGTCTAGCACGGCAAAAGACTAAATTGACGGCGCAGCAGAAACAGGCCATCTACCGCTGGGCTCCGCAGCTCATTCGGCAAAAATCGAAGCGGAATCTGACCGAGGACGTGCTGGAAAAGCTGATTAATGCGGATGTCACGAAATGGAAACCAATCTTGGTTCGTGAATCACTTCTTAGCGATAATGAGGATTCCCCCGTTCCCGCAATGCTTTTTGCCATCAGGGATAAAATTGACTGGAGCGGCTTGGTCAAAGTGCTTCGGGAATCCCTTCCGAGACGCACGTCGGCAAATATCGACCAGCGAATGCGGGAAGTCCGCCGTGAGTTTAATGTCGCTTGCCAAGGGATTTACAAGCAATGGCTTCGCATCTCTAAATGGTATTCCCCTTTGTTGATTCTGGACGAGGCTCACCACGCCAAGAATGACCACACACAGCTCGCTGGCCTATTTCGCCAGTCTTCGGCCGACGACGTAGCGCTGTTGCGAGGAAAGTTTCAGCGAATGCTCTTCCTTACAGCCACGCCGTTTCAACTGGGACATCAAGAGCTGATCCGTGTTATACGCAGCTTTGACGCCGTACGCTGGTCAAGTCGTCGTGCTCCTGTGAAGACTCGCGAGGAGGTGCAAGCTGAGATACAGTCCCTCGAGGCGTCACTCGATGCGAATCGGTTGGCGGGCCGGCGGCTCGATCGACTGTGGGGAACGATTGGAACGGATATGCTCGGCAATTATGATGTCGACCAATGGTGGGGCCGTGTCAAGGTAGACCCCAAAGATGCTTGGGAGTGTCGACTCATTGAGTGCGTCAACGACTGTCTGGCAACTCGAAATTGTGCACAGGCAATTCTTCGCCCGTGGGTCATTCGGCACAATCGTCCGCGGGAGCTGCCGTCTGTAGAAAACAAGCCGGCGTGGTTTCGCCGTATAGGAGTATACGGAGCCGCAGTCACCACCGACTCCGTTAGTGTGGATAGCGGTGAAATTGGCTTGCCGGTGGCAAAAGAGGCGGCATTGCCTTTTCTCTTGACATCCCGCGCCCAAGGGGAGTTAGCACAAACTACCGGCGCGAGAGCTTTTTTTGCTGAAGGGCTGTCATCATCCTACGAAGCGTTTCACCACACGCGTTCCGCCAGAGGCGAGGCCCGCGACATGGATGACAATGGAGTCGCTGTGCAGAGCTCGGATGACGCATTTGAAAACGTCAGAACGATCGTGCCAACGAGTTGGTATGAACAGCAGGTCGCGGAAATCATTCCGTCGCGGGATGCGGCTCGTCAAGATCGACTTCGCCATCCTAAGATTTCAGCGACCGTCCGTCGCGCCGTCGAATTGTGGGAAGGTGGCGAAAAAGTCCTTGTCTTTTGTTTTTACCGCGAAACCTGTCGCGCCTTATACGAGCAAATCCGAGAAGAAATCGATGATCGCACTCTTCAGATTGCTGGTGAAAAACTTGGGGGAAAATACTTCAATGATCGTGTGAGGACTCAAGATTTCTTGAGCCGAATTGCTCGCCGATGCTCAGAGGAGGGAAGGCCGTTCTATGAGGAAGTTCGCCGCATCCTTTCTCAACCTTTTAGGCAGAGCAAGTATCGCGTGTTTACTGAAGATCAACGGAGCAAATTGATCGAAGTTCTTGCGGCATACTTTCGTGCCCCTTCCTTCTTGGCACGGTACCTGCCATTAGATGACTCTGCCGTTCAACGCGCCTGGGAACTTAGTGAGGGGCGACGTGAAGTGTTGGAGCCTGGAATTCTAGCGCTGCGCCGAGGCATCGAAGAACATACCGATCGATCAAATCAGACGTACCTGAGCCGCGTCGAACAGTTTCTGGATTTTGCCATCGAATTGGCGGAGCGAGCGAGGTACGACAGTAATTCGATTTCCCTGAATGATCAAGACGAACCCAATGATCCACTTCGTGAATGCCTTGATTCGGTGTCAGTCTATTCGCGCCCCCGTCGACCAGACAGAGTCGATTCCGAGGAGGACGATCCCGATGATGAGGATGATGGGAGCTACCGCGTCGTTCCGCTAGTACGAATCGTTCATGGCGACACGCCATTGGAAACGCGGGAACGGTTGGCATTGGCATTCAATAGTCCACTATTTCCCGAGGTTCTTGTTAGCAGCGGCGTCATGGGCGAGGGAATCGATCTTCATCGGTTTTGCCGACATGTGATTCATCACGATGGATACTGGAATCCCAGCACTTTGGAGCAGCAAACCGGGCGTCTTGATCGCATACGCTGTAAAGCGGAGGTCTGCCGAATGCCGATCCGAGTCTATCAGCCATTTATCGCCGGTGGTGCTGACGAGAAGATGTTTCGCGTCGTCCGTGATAGGGAACGCTGGTTCCAAATCGTCATGGGGCAAAAGTTTGAATTCGATGAGGGGGCAAGTGAGGAGATCGCCGCCCGTGTGCCACTTCCCGATGCACTGGCGCAAGATCTAACTTTTGATTTGGCGCGTTGGTATCAATGTGAATAA
- a CDS encoding DUF5677 domain-containing protein, whose amino-acid sequence MAAALLLMEYTDPIDGVAILARKGSARNCVPIIRTGFELQLNLMYMLQRDDALESRCLAYEFYHWVKQKKFAAKCDPNSDAGKQVRGQTRGELLADAFDHPGRDITAEIAALQDLMDRPRYAAIKAEYAISKPKHWYGMWGGPGNIERLAAELDRLGHYEVMYRYWSGHAHGESALKRMDEGKLEMQPIRCPRGLPHSCLNACNLANEMAAFLVNRFVPQLKDELAARFLVDVKPGLDLIKSVTGLDG is encoded by the coding sequence ATGGCGGCCGCTCTACTGCTGATGGAGTACACGGACCCGATTGACGGCGTGGCGATACTCGCACGGAAGGGATCGGCAAGAAATTGCGTGCCCATTATCCGGACCGGATTCGAGTTGCAGCTCAATCTGATGTACATGCTGCAACGGGACGATGCTCTTGAGAGCCGCTGCTTGGCCTACGAATTCTATCACTGGGTGAAACAGAAGAAATTCGCGGCAAAGTGCGATCCCAATTCTGATGCAGGAAAGCAGGTCCGTGGCCAGACGCGGGGAGAATTGCTCGCCGACGCCTTCGACCATCCAGGCCGAGACATTACAGCTGAGATCGCCGCTTTACAGGATCTGATGGACCGTCCGCGATATGCGGCAATCAAAGCGGAATACGCGATTTCAAAGCCCAAGCACTGGTACGGGATGTGGGGTGGTCCCGGAAACATCGAGCGGCTGGCGGCTGAACTAGACCGCCTAGGCCATTACGAGGTCATGTATCGGTACTGGTCTGGGCATGCCCATGGTGAGAGTGCGCTGAAGCGGATGGACGAGGGCAAACTGGAGATGCAGCCAATCCGCTGCCCTCGTGGGTTACCGCACTCCTGTCTGAACGCCTGCAATCTGGCCAACGAGATGGCGGCATTTCTGGTCAACCGATTCGTTCCGCAGTTGAAAGATGAACTTGCGGCGCGATTTTTGGTCGACGTAAAGCCGGGCTTGGACTTAATCAAGTCAGTGACAGGGTTGGACGGATAA